In one Melopsittacus undulatus isolate bMelUnd1 chromosome 4, bMelUnd1.mat.Z, whole genome shotgun sequence genomic region, the following are encoded:
- the RIOX1 gene encoding ribosomal oxygenase 1, whose translation MAAGSAEERRRRLGRLSALSVYRRAAGAGQPERPRAGGKCAKARQRRGGAGGGGSEPKARPKPSASAPVSRGERAKAPAHSPEAKRQCRTTEGLGEGGGGVGGGGPEPKAPPEPSASAPVNRVERAKAPAHSPEAKRQCRTTEGLGEGGGGVGGGGPEPKAPPEPSASAPVNRVERAKTPAHSPEAKRQRGTAEGSGGGGGVVGLLRRLGQLDDSRQRAAELFRWLLAPVSPAEFVRRHWERSPLLLRRGDPGYYAGLFSTAEFDAALRAGGVHFGTHLDVTSYTEGVRETHNPSGRALPAVVWDFYQNGCSLRLLSPQAFSDTVWHFLSILQEHFGSMVGANTYLTPPGTQGFAPHYDDIEAFVLQLEGKKHWRVYSPRWDAEVLPQFSSANLTQAELGEPMLETVLEAGDLLYFPRGFIHQGNCLPDAHSLHITVSSYQRNSWGDLLEKLLPAALHMALEEDVEFRQGLPMDYLGYMGVANSDKVDARRTAFMEKVQSMIKKLVDYAPIDAAVDQRAKSFLHDCLPPVLTQSEKLQSVYGFPARWQDGGPCNIDILITKDTEVRLLHHGIIRLCNEEAGVMLYYTTENSRVYHKEEPKFLELGPEYIDSIEFLLSSYPNYISVDALPCEMLEDKISLATLLFEKGILTTKKPLVQI comes from the coding sequence ATGGCGGCGGGCAGCGCTGAGGAGCGACGGCGGCGGTTAGGCCGGCTCTCCGCGTTGTCCGTGTACCggcgggcggccggggccgggcagCCCGAGCGTCCCCGTGCAGGCGGCAAGTGCGCAAAGGCGCGGCAGAGGCGCGGCGGGGCGGGAGGTGGCGGTTCGGAGCCCAAGGCCCGTCCTAAGCCGAGTGCCTCCGCTCCCGTCAGCCGCGGGGAGCGGGCCAAGGCGCCAGCCCACAGCCCTGAAGCGAAGCGGCAGTGCCGAACAACGGAGGGCTTGGGAGAAGGCGGCGGCGGGGTTGGAGGCGGCGGTCCGGAGCCCAAGGCCCCTCCTGAACCGAGTGCTTCCGCTCCCGTCAACCGCGTGGAGCGGGCCAAGGCGCCAGCCCACAGCCCTGAAGCGAAGCGGCAGTGCCGAACAACGGAGGGCTTGGGAGAAGGCGGCGGCGGGGTTGGAGGCGGCGGTCCGGAGCCCAAGGCCCCTCCTGAACCGAGTGCTTCCGCTCCCGTCAACCGCGTGGAGCGGGCCAAGACTCCGGCCCACAGCCCTGAAGCGAAGCGGCAGCGCGGGACAGCGGAGGGCTcgggaggaggcggcggcgTGGTGGGGCTGCTGCGGAGGCTGGGGCAGCTGGACGACAGCCGCCAGCGGGCGGCGGAGCTGTTCCGGTGGCTGCTGGCCCCGGTGTCGCCGGCGGAGTTCGTGAGGCGGCACTGGGAGCGGTCGCCGCTGCTGCTGCGGCGGGGCGACCCCGGCTACTACGCGGGGCTTTTCTCCACGGCCGAGTTCGACGCGGCCCTGCGGGCCGGCGGGGTGCACTTCGGGACCCACCTGGACGTGACCAGCTACACCGAGGGGGTGCGGGAGACGCACAACCCGTCTGGCCGGGCACTGCCCGCAGTCGTGTGGGACTTCTACCAGAACGGCTGCTCCCTGAGGCTCCTCAGCCCCCAGGCGTTCTCCGACACCGTCTGGCACTTCCTCTCCATCCTGCAGGAGCACTTCGGCAGCATGGTGGGGGCCAACACATACCTCACACCTCCAGGGACGCAGGGCTTTGCTCCCCACTACGATGACATCGAGGCCTTcgtgctgcagctggagggcAAGAAACACTGGCGTGTCTACAGCCCTCGGTGGGACGCTGAAGTGCTGCCCCAGTTCTCCAGTGCGAACCTCACGCAGGCTGAGCTTGGTGAGCCTATGCTGGAGACAGTGCTGGAGGCTGGGGACCTGCTGTACTTCCCCCGTGGCTTTATCCACCAGGGCAACTGCCTTCCTGATGCACACTCCCTCCACATCACTGTGTCTTCCTACCAGAGGAACTCCTGGGGGGACCTCCTGGAGAAGCTCCTGCCAGCTGCCCTGCACATGGCCCTGGAGGAGGATGTGGAGTTCCGGCAAGGGCTTCCCATGGACTACCTGGGATACATGGGGGTTGCCAACTCAGACAAAGTTGATGCTCGCCGAACAGCCTTTATGGAGAAGGTACAGAGCATGATAAAGAAACTTGTTGACTATGCACCCATTGATGCTGCCGTGGATCAGAGAGCGAAGTCGTTTCTTCATGACTGTCTCCCCCCAGTGCTTACACAAAGTGAAAAACTGCAGAGTGTGTATGGCTTCCCAGCCAGGTGGCAAGATGGAGGACCCTGCAATATTGATATTCTGATAACAAAAGACACAGAAGTCCGTCTCCTCCACCATGGCATCATTAGATTGTGTAATGAAGAAGCAGGGGTGATGCTGTATTACACAACGGAAAACTCAAGAGTGTATCACAAGGAAGAACCTAAGTTTCTCGAGCTAGGACCCGAGTATATAGACAGCATTGAATTTCTCCTGTCTTCCTATCCAAACTACATCAGTGTGGATGCCCTTCCATGTGAAATGTTGGAGGACAAGATATCTCTAGCCACGCTCCTGTTTGAGAAGGGCATTCTGACTACAAAGAAGCCTCTGGTACAAATATAA